A DNA window from Calliphora vicina chromosome 1, idCalVici1.1, whole genome shotgun sequence contains the following coding sequences:
- the LOC135954046 gene encoding uncharacterized protein LOC135954046 has translation MRLHTAAAADVATTDMRYLHDLNCQVAQKRRSISLAQQLDRDECNQHFMVFDTFWGRPGHGAPPVQTNRKSKLDNLLYGTPGCTSE, from the exons atgcg ACTTCACACAGCTGCAGCTGCGGATGTTGCAACAACTGATATGCGTTACTTGCATGACCTCAATTGTCAAGTTGCACAAAAAAGACGTTCGATTAGCTTGGCTCAACAGCTCGACAGGGATGAGTGTAATCAACATTTCATGGTATTTGATACATTCTGGGGTCGTCCCGGCCATGGGGCACCACCAGTGCAAACaaatagaaaatcaaaattGGACAATTTGCTTTATGGCACCCCCGGTTGTACCTCCGAATAA
- the LOC135960479 gene encoding uncharacterized protein LOC135960479, with translation MTTSDEAAAFCHDHIQHPLMWCDEKRRLVERRNAEESLRMWRRRKAEEMARKEKDKQEYYELFVKHCPWGRPGGGAPNIDVRRKDITAVGLHSTAPITTTHRLTSLQPCRFSDYFAKHKRCLDPVAAYHPHSHYHHHHHHQQQQQHHSVPRVTAHTHHAVQHISGDNARPIQASSTLTLCERDVATVATSSGGAAGTTTIGAAGVKSDANKLNAESLQITLKDHPSMSFRNKGHVDIEVRYKPNAATKGKPMLEKIVVTESDKCPLLLEHKNAKVEAKILTTRPKKTLDKIEKPPSKDPWGKPGPGGKPWRSPKAVGSSFMKSLGWTNKQMLKDLDQDNPATPAEKPTFRKSRASRKTTRCCDVCTCTCPAMILNSSPLKPIQKQTNLHANKEQKPKICPRLLRHNKTIDTTTDNSANMRGGCGGIMKAAAMADNHGVELVPLLARRRAFERPISLSTTDVTKRTASNDRYASKLNMHSNNNNIHNSNNKYNKNFNNNNNNNNINNTNGTTCCLKKFTLHIR, from the exons ATGACGACAAGTGATGAAGCGGCCGCATTTTGCCATGACCACATTCAACATCCGCTGATGTGGTGTGATGAGAAAAGGCGTCTAGTGGAACGTAGAAATGCCGAGGAAAGTTTAAGGATGTGGAGGCGCAGAAAGGCCGAAGAAATGGCACGTAAAGAAAAAGATAAACAGGAA TATTATGAATTATTTGTTAAACACTGCCCTTGGGGTAGACCGGGTGGCGGTGCCCCCAACATAGATGTCAGGCGCAAGGATATAACAGCTGTGGGTCTACACTCAACTGCACCAATT ACCACCACTCATCGTTTGACATCATTGCAGCCATGTCGTTTTAGTGATTATTTTGCTAAACACAAACGTTGCTTAGATCCAGTAGCGGCATATCATCCCCATtctcattatcatcatcatcaccaccaccagcaacagcagcagcaccaTTCGGTGCCTCGTGTCACCGCACACACACATCATGCAGTGCAACATATAAGTGGTGATAATGCACGTCCCATACAAGCCAGTAGCACTTTAACACTATGTGAACGTGATGTGGCTACTGTAGCTACTAGTAGCGGTGGTGCAGCTGGAACCACTACAATTGGGGCGGCTGGTGTTAAGAGCGATGCCAATAAACTGAATGCTGAAAGTTTGCAAATTACCTTAAAAGATCATCCATCCATGTCATTTCGCAACAAGGGGCATGTTGACATAGAGGTGCGTTATAAACCCAATGCTGCCACAAAAGGTAAACCAATGTTGGAAAAAATTGTGGTCACCGAAAGTGACAAGTGTCCTTTGTTGTTGGAGCACAAAAATGCCAAGGTAGAAGCTAAAATATTGACAACAAGACCAAAGAAAACATTGGATAAAATTGAAAAGCCG cCCAGCAAGGATCCTTGGGGTAAGCCAGGCCCTGGTGGCAAGCCGTGGCGTAGTCCTAAGGCAGTAGGAAGTTCATTTATGAAGTCGTTG GGTTGGACGAACAAACAAATGCTTAAAGACCTGGATCAAGATAATCCCGCCACACCGGCAGAGAAGCCAACATTTCGTAAATCACGTGCTTCCCGTAAAACCACAAGATGTTGCGATGTATGCACTTGCACATGTCCAGCCATGATCTTAAATTCCAGTCCACTTAAACCGATacaaaagcaaacaaatttacatgcaaacaaagagcaaaaaccaaaaatatgcccACGTTTGTTGCGCCACAACAAAACGATTGATACGACCACAGACAACAGTGCCAATATGAGGGGTGGTTGTGGTGGTATCATGAAAGCGGCAGCAATGGCTGATAATCATGGCGTTGAATTGGTGCCGCTGTTGGCACGTAGACGTGCCTTTGAACGTCCCATTAGTTTATCGACAACGGATGTAACCAAACGTACAGCATCAAATGATAGGTACGCATCCAAATTGAACATGCatagtaacaacaacaacatccataacagcaacaataaatacaataaaaactttaacaacaacaataacaataacaacattaaTAATACAAATGGCACTACATGTTGCTTGAAAAAATTCACATTGCATATCCGTTAG